One genomic window of Pocillopora verrucosa isolate sample1 chromosome 8, ASM3666991v2, whole genome shotgun sequence includes the following:
- the LOC131774062 gene encoding uncharacterized protein, whose translation MIVSPLILCFGALFNLYVALYCFQCSRWRSSNNLKYFIVFQTIVNTGNLFAHLVLLLRDELNDFDEIARVGDHTICDILPNITACFMSLSVFNLTAFVVVRYLTNERRWTLSALKIVFTLLGIVVSSGLLLSPALSYLYHQMPVLKCNGCYCPSPGMIWEANFDVWLYGYMVILLQFVIPAIILSTAVLRGLARQLEETRTLRESWYRWRCGLKSTNIVTLAVCLFITFILPVRGIRFVAGEHFFPDSTKRFAEIELLNSVFYILEISWAAITAILPVCLKNLTDDEISGEQKKENNNAGRTMSPQNKTYCEALVELELWE comes from the coding sequence ATGATCGTATCGCCATTAATTCTCTGCTTTGGAGCGTTGTTCAACCTCTATGTCGCGTTGTACTGCTTTCAGTGCTCAAGATGGCGGTCGTCAaacaacttgaaatatttcatcgTGTTCCAGACGATTGTCAACACCGGCAATTTGTTCGCTCATCTTGTTTTGCTGCTCCGTGACGAGCTTAACGATTTTGACGAGATCGCAAGAGTGGGAGATCACACAATTTGTGACATCTTGCCCAACATCACAGCATGTTTTATGTCGCTGTCCGTGTTCAACCTTACCGCGTTTGTTGTTGTGCGCTATTTAACGAACGAGCGTCGATGGACACTGTCTGCTCTAAAAATCGTATTCACACTGCTCGGAATCGTTGTGTCATCTGGGCTGCTTTTGTCTCCAGCTTTGAGTTATTTATATCATCAAATGCCAGTTCTCAAGTGTAATGGTTGTTACTGTCCGTCACCGGGTATGATTTGGGAGGCTAATTTCGATGTATGGCTCTACGGTTATATGGTAATCTTGCTTCAGTTTGTTATTCCAGCGATCATTCTTTCTACAGCGGTGCTCAGAGGCCTTGCAAGACAATTGGAAGAGACGCGTACTTTAAGAGAGAGTTGGTACAGATGGCGGTGCGGACTTAAAAGTACAAACATCGTTACTTTAGCTGTGTGTCTCTTTATAACATTTATTCTGCCAGTGAGAGGAATTCGCTTTGTTGCCGGAGAGCACTTCTTCCCGGACAGCACGAAGCGATTCGCTGAGATTGAACTTCTAAATTCTGTTTTTTACATCTTGGAAATCTCTTGGGCTGCAATCACCGCTATATTGCCAGTTTGCCTGAAAAATCTGACTGACGATGAAATTTCTGGTgaacagaagaaagaaaacaacaatgcGGGTCGAACAATGAGCCCTCAAAACAAAACCTACTGCGAGGCTTTGGTGGAATTGGAACTATGGGAATGA